The following proteins are co-located in the Polyangia bacterium genome:
- a CDS encoding ChbG/HpnK family deacetylase: MKIADEECATVNDANIRLVVNADDFGMTPEISRGIIRSHREGCVTSTSVLGNCPDTDLRAAKALLDQAPALGVGVHLALVGGRPTSPAADVPSLVDGAGALPARPRDFLKLWFKGSVARAHVEIEINSQIERIIATGLKPDHLNTHHHLGFLPPIGQALEAAARRHGIPGIRIAVEQPTMAWITEPRRGLEAGVLAGLSWLTRRQMGTLRHGPQSWGFVESGQLDEVRILEIIGRLGPGVHELICHPGESNEAGDTRHDRPREMTALTSTKVRSALERQGITLCRWQDLF; this comes from the coding sequence GTGAAGATTGCCGACGAGGAATGCGCGACCGTGAACGACGCCAACATCCGCCTGGTGGTCAACGCCGACGACTTCGGCATGACGCCCGAAATATCGCGCGGCATCATCCGCTCTCACCGGGAAGGATGCGTGACCAGCACGTCGGTGCTGGGAAACTGCCCCGATACCGATTTGCGCGCCGCCAAGGCGCTGCTGGATCAAGCGCCCGCGCTGGGCGTGGGCGTTCACCTGGCGCTGGTCGGAGGCAGACCTACCTCGCCAGCGGCTGACGTGCCATCGCTGGTCGACGGCGCCGGCGCGCTGCCGGCGCGGCCGCGCGATTTCTTAAAGTTATGGTTTAAGGGCTCTGTCGCTCGGGCCCACGTGGAAATCGAAATCAACAGCCAGATCGAACGCATCATCGCCACCGGGTTGAAGCCCGATCATCTGAACACCCACCACCACCTGGGCTTCCTGCCGCCCATCGGTCAAGCGCTGGAAGCCGCCGCGCGCCGGCACGGCATTCCTGGGATCAGAATTGCCGTCGAGCAGCCGACCATGGCCTGGATCACCGAGCCGCGCCGTGGTCTTGAGGCGGGGGTCCTGGCCGGGTTGTCCTGGCTGACCCGTCGCCAGATGGGCACCTTGCGCCACGGACCGCAAAGCTGGGGCTTCGTCGAGAGTGGCCAGCTGGATGAGGTCCGCATCCTTGAGATCATCGGGCGCCTCGGTCCCGGCGTGCATGAGCTCATCTGTCATCCGGGCGAATCCAACGAAGCCGGCGACACCCGCCACGATCGGCCGCGCGAGATGACCGCGCTGACGTCCACCAAGGTGCGCAGCGCGCTCGAACGGCAAGGCATCACTCTTTGCCGCTGGCAGGACCTATTCTGA
- a CDS encoding response regulator yields MPKRILIADDSVTIQKAFAMTFGAEDVSLVAARSADEGLSLARQNRPDLIIADATMQGRSGYDLCAAVKADGGLRGTPVYLLASSQQPFDEARARQSGADGHFIKPFETNAIIEKVREALGKGGAATAQEPTVKAAVPVGAARAMAPPRTMSSMPAVSEDDYGEISVDVPARDAPRPTAPSFPVQRPTAPMAIPVAASSVPAPHAPLSTGMRPSLIPGVRPGTMAPARPGAPPLVAPNTRPLGPGAAPPAQRPAPPPRTLMGLPAASAAGLPGSLRPAPPSYPGAMPQPRQSPPIMSRPAQSVPPAVSALVGNAVDQKMASFAARGPEYEAIAKLSREIIEQVVWEVVPELAEAIIREHVEKRGRV; encoded by the coding sequence ATGCCGAAGCGCATACTGATCGCCGACGACAGCGTGACGATCCAGAAGGCCTTCGCGATGACCTTCGGTGCTGAAGACGTCTCGCTGGTGGCGGCGCGCTCGGCCGACGAAGGGCTCAGTCTGGCGCGCCAGAATCGTCCCGACCTGATCATCGCCGACGCGACGATGCAGGGCCGTTCCGGCTACGATCTGTGCGCGGCCGTGAAAGCGGACGGCGGGCTGCGCGGCACGCCGGTCTACCTCCTCGCCTCAAGCCAGCAACCGTTCGACGAGGCCAGGGCGCGCCAGTCGGGCGCCGACGGACACTTTATCAAGCCGTTCGAGACCAACGCGATCATCGAAAAGGTGCGCGAGGCGCTGGGCAAAGGCGGCGCCGCCACCGCGCAAGAACCGACGGTGAAGGCGGCCGTCCCGGTCGGGGCGGCGCGGGCGATGGCGCCGCCCCGAACCATGTCGTCGATGCCAGCGGTCTCCGAGGACGACTACGGCGAGATCAGCGTGGACGTTCCGGCGCGGGATGCGCCTCGGCCGACCGCGCCCTCTTTCCCCGTGCAGCGGCCGACGGCGCCGATGGCCATTCCCGTGGCGGCGTCGTCCGTGCCCGCTCCCCACGCGCCGCTGTCGACGGGCATGCGGCCGTCGCTGATTCCGGGCGTGCGTCCGGGGACCATGGCCCCGGCTCGTCCCGGCGCGCCGCCATTGGTGGCTCCGAACACGCGCCCGCTGGGCCCGGGCGCGGCGCCGCCCGCCCAGCGTCCAGCGCCGCCGCCGCGCACCTTGATGGGCTTGCCGGCGGCCAGCGCGGCGGGGCTTCCCGGTTCGCTGCGTCCTGCGCCTCCGTCGTATCCGGGAGCGATGCCGCAGCCGCGGCAGTCTCCGCCGATCATGTCGCGCCCGGCGCAGTCGGTCCCGCCCGCGGTCTCGGCGCTGGTGGGCAACGCCGTCGATCAAAAGATGGCCAGCTTCGCCGCCCGCGGCCCGGAATACGAAGCCATCGCCAAGCTATCGCGCGAGATCATCGAACAGGTCGTCTGGGAGGTGGTCCCCGAACTGGCCGAGGCGATCATCCGCGAGCACGTCGAGAAGCGCGGTCGCGTCTAG
- a CDS encoding valine--tRNA ligase, with the protein MADLPKTYDPESIEPRWYEEWTARGYFHAEASAPKAPFAMVIPPPNVTGSLHMGHALGDTIEDIFTRWKRMAAYNAMWLPGTDHAGIATQLVVERELREKEGKSRHDIGREEFVRRIWAWRERTGDRILQQLKKLGCSLDWARTKFTMEPQYSAAVIEAFVRLHEEGLVYRARRLINWCVSCRTALSDLEVEFDENVQGELYEFAYPLADGSGEVVVATTRPETMLGDTAVAVHPDDPRHRAKIGKEIKNPFTGNVFKIIADAILVDPKFGTGAVKVTPAHDPNDFETGLRHNLPMISIFDEGGKVTAAGGEFVGLDRFAARKAVKARLKELGLERGSKPHLHAVGRCQRSETIVEPMLSTQWFVKMEPLAKPAIEAVEQGKTKFVPETWSKTFFHWMNNIRDWCISRQLWWGHRIPAWYCGACKEMTVARTTPTACGKCGSADLKQDEDVLDTWFSSWLWPFATLGWPNETRELKTFYPTTMLDTGYDILFFWVARMLMAGLHFMKKVPFRTVYLHTMVTDEKGEKMSKVKGNTIDPLDVIEKHGADALRFALAWLTTQAAQGKNIKFSMSNVEDARRFANKIWNATRFALFNLEGFDADRFADQIADGPDRAEFDLPERWILSRVQRASEEVDKALEEYRIADAAQAVYHFIWNEVCDWYIELAKAALARGDGSSKWKIQGALVTALETAMRLLHPFMPFLTEEIWQQLPKPSGAPQSIMITLYPVRDVRFHDDASEASMALVQKVIAALRAIRAEKNIPSITRIRTMLVVTDDYKKTILEGYKSIIAEQGKCSDVRVRRTGQSFGGDFILDQLATALAGDVEVMVPLEGLVDTGAEKQKLEKDRAKLVSDRDYLAKKLNNPKFVERAPAEVLDKDRAKLAELETALQRLDTALSRLQPERPAISTEG; encoded by the coding sequence ATGGCTGATCTACCCAAGACCTACGATCCGGAATCGATCGAGCCGCGCTGGTACGAAGAGTGGACGGCGCGCGGTTACTTTCACGCCGAAGCATCGGCGCCCAAGGCGCCGTTCGCCATGGTCATCCCGCCCCCGAACGTCACCGGGTCGCTGCACATGGGGCACGCGCTCGGCGACACCATCGAGGACATCTTCACGCGCTGGAAACGCATGGCCGCCTATAACGCCATGTGGTTGCCTGGGACCGACCACGCCGGCATCGCCACCCAGCTGGTGGTCGAACGCGAGCTGCGCGAGAAGGAAGGCAAGTCGCGCCACGACATTGGCCGCGAAGAATTCGTCCGCCGCATCTGGGCCTGGCGCGAGCGCACCGGCGATCGGATCTTGCAGCAGCTCAAGAAGCTGGGCTGCTCGCTGGACTGGGCGCGCACCAAGTTCACCATGGAGCCGCAGTACTCGGCGGCGGTGATCGAGGCGTTCGTGCGCCTGCACGAAGAAGGGTTGGTCTACCGCGCCCGCCGCCTGATCAACTGGTGCGTGTCGTGCCGGACGGCGCTGTCCGATCTGGAAGTGGAGTTCGACGAGAACGTGCAGGGCGAGCTGTACGAGTTTGCTTATCCCTTGGCCGACGGCTCGGGCGAGGTGGTGGTGGCGACCACGCGGCCCGAGACGATGCTCGGTGACACGGCGGTTGCGGTGCACCCGGACGATCCCCGCCACCGGGCGAAGATCGGCAAGGAGATCAAGAACCCGTTCACCGGCAACGTCTTCAAAATCATCGCCGACGCCATCCTGGTCGATCCGAAGTTCGGCACCGGCGCGGTGAAGGTCACGCCGGCGCACGACCCGAACGACTTCGAGACCGGCCTGCGCCACAACCTGCCGATGATCTCGATCTTCGACGAGGGCGGCAAGGTGACGGCGGCGGGCGGCGAGTTCGTCGGCCTGGATCGCTTCGCCGCTCGCAAGGCGGTGAAGGCGCGCCTGAAAGAGCTGGGCCTGGAACGCGGGTCGAAACCGCACCTGCACGCCGTCGGTCGGTGCCAGCGTAGCGAGACCATCGTCGAGCCGATGCTGTCCACGCAGTGGTTCGTGAAGATGGAGCCCTTGGCCAAGCCGGCCATCGAGGCGGTGGAACAGGGCAAGACCAAGTTCGTCCCCGAGACCTGGTCGAAGACCTTCTTCCACTGGATGAACAACATCCGCGACTGGTGCATCTCGCGCCAGCTGTGGTGGGGACACCGCATCCCGGCCTGGTATTGCGGCGCCTGCAAGGAGATGACCGTCGCGCGCACCACGCCCACCGCGTGCGGCAAATGCGGCAGCGCCGATCTGAAACAGGACGAGGACGTCCTCGACACCTGGTTCTCGTCGTGGCTGTGGCCGTTTGCGACTCTGGGCTGGCCCAACGAGACCCGCGAGCTGAAGACGTTCTATCCGACGACGATGCTCGACACCGGTTACGACATTCTCTTCTTCTGGGTGGCGCGCATGTTGATGGCGGGCCTGCACTTCATGAAGAAGGTCCCTTTCCGTACCGTGTATCTGCACACGATGGTGACGGACGAAAAGGGCGAGAAGATGTCCAAGGTCAAGGGCAACACCATCGACCCGCTGGACGTGATCGAAAAGCACGGCGCCGATGCGCTGCGCTTTGCCCTGGCCTGGCTGACCACGCAGGCGGCGCAGGGCAAGAACATCAAGTTCTCGATGAGCAACGTCGAGGACGCGCGCCGCTTCGCCAACAAGATCTGGAACGCCACCCGCTTCGCGCTCTTCAACCTGGAAGGCTTCGACGCCGACAGATTCGCCGATCAGATCGCCGACGGCCCCGACCGCGCCGAGTTCGACCTGCCGGAGCGCTGGATCCTCTCGCGCGTGCAGCGGGCGTCGGAAGAGGTCGACAAGGCGCTGGAGGAATATCGCATCGCCGACGCCGCCCAGGCCGTCTATCACTTCATCTGGAACGAGGTGTGCGACTGGTACATCGAGCTTGCCAAGGCGGCGCTGGCCCGCGGCGACGGCAGTAGCAAATGGAAGATCCAGGGCGCGCTGGTGACCGCGCTGGAGACGGCGATGCGCTTGTTGCACCCGTTCATGCCGTTTCTCACCGAGGAGATCTGGCAGCAGCTTCCAAAGCCGTCGGGTGCGCCCCAGAGCATCATGATCACGCTTTACCCGGTGCGCGACGTGCGCTTTCACGACGACGCCTCCGAAGCGTCGATGGCCCTGGTGCAGAAGGTGATCGCCGCCTTGCGGGCGATCCGCGCCGAGAAGAACATCCCATCGATCACCCGCATCCGCACCATGCTGGTGGTGACCGACGATTACAAGAAGACCATCCTCGAAGGGTACAAGAGCATCATCGCCGAGCAGGGCAAGTGCAGCGACGTGCGGGTCCGCCGGACCGGCCAGAGCTTTGGCGGCGACTTCATCTTGGATCAGCTGGCCACCGCGCTGGCCGGCGACGTCGAGGTGATGGTGCCGCTGGAAGGACTGGTCGACACCGGCGCCGAGAAGCAGAAGCTGGAGAAAGATCGCGCCAAGCTTGTGTCGGATCGCGACTACCTGGCCAAGAAGCTGAACAACCCCAAGTTCGTCGAGCGGGCGCCGGCCGAGGTGCTGGACAAGGATCGCGCGAAGCTGGCCGAACTCGAGACGGCGCTGCAGCGTTTAGACACGGCGCTGTCGCGGTTGCAACCCGAGCGACCGGCGATATCCACCGAGGGCTGA
- a CDS encoding serine/threonine-protein kinase — MSEAHAADHDESDLFAHGRIPYSRYQLTERIGAGGMAEVFRAVVKGPEGFERELVLKRILPKFSANTQFVTMFVNEAKICALLSHPNIVQIYEFGQAEGTYFIAMESVRGASLRDVMAKLRNEKRSIPFLIAADIARQICVGLDYAHTLTGPDGAPLEIIHRDISPPNIMLAWSGTAKVVDFGIARAAYFAQEEIRQGIIKGKVSYLAPEQINRLPMDGRVDVFATGVVLHEMLTGRKLFNTNNELAKMRQLLAKPTPPPSSVDATIPRELDRIVLRALERDPNQRYPSAAAMADDIERTLIAARHTSGELAKMLRGLYHQPEEPSIIIDEDQSTVAETTRPAGAGAAKPTGTQASLSEQPVTESFRGASSAERSRLLRGRWRVRLRALFALAVLAGASLLGVELWKRFGADAWDRYAEPLIHPPAGPSAPPPVAESPAPEALPSDPQPETDPGPPAAVPPRHRAVKPSASRR, encoded by the coding sequence ATGTCGGAAGCCCACGCAGCGGACCACGACGAGAGCGATCTTTTCGCTCACGGTCGCATTCCGTACAGCCGCTACCAGCTGACCGAGCGCATCGGCGCCGGCGGGATGGCCGAGGTTTTTCGCGCCGTCGTGAAAGGCCCGGAAGGCTTCGAGCGCGAGCTGGTCCTCAAGCGCATCCTGCCCAAGTTCTCCGCCAACACCCAGTTCGTCACCATGTTCGTCAACGAGGCGAAGATCTGCGCCCTGCTCAGCCACCCGAACATCGTGCAGATCTACGAGTTCGGCCAGGCCGAGGGCACGTACTTCATCGCCATGGAGAGCGTGCGCGGCGCTTCCCTGCGCGACGTGATGGCCAAGCTGCGCAACGAAAAACGCTCGATCCCCTTTCTGATCGCCGCTGACATCGCCCGCCAGATCTGCGTCGGCCTCGATTACGCGCACACGTTGACCGGGCCCGACGGCGCGCCGCTGGAGATCATCCACCGCGACATCTCGCCGCCGAACATCATGCTGGCGTGGAGCGGCACGGCCAAGGTGGTGGATTTCGGCATCGCGCGCGCCGCGTACTTCGCCCAGGAAGAAATTCGCCAAGGGATCATCAAGGGAAAGGTGTCTTATTTGGCGCCCGAACAGATCAACCGGCTGCCGATGGACGGCCGGGTGGACGTGTTCGCCACCGGCGTGGTGCTGCATGAGATGCTGACCGGGCGGAAGCTGTTCAACACCAACAACGAGCTCGCCAAGATGCGCCAGCTGCTAGCCAAGCCCACGCCGCCGCCGTCGTCGGTGGACGCCACCATCCCGCGCGAGCTGGACCGCATCGTGCTGCGCGCCCTGGAGCGCGATCCCAATCAGCGTTACCCGTCGGCGGCGGCGATGGCCGACGACATCGAACGCACGCTGATCGCCGCCCGCCATACCAGCGGCGAGCTGGCCAAGATGCTGCGCGGCCTTTATCACCAGCCCGAAGAGCCATCGATCATCATCGACGAGGACCAGTCCACCGTCGCCGAGACGACGCGTCCGGCGGGCGCCGGCGCGGCCAAGCCGACCGGCACGCAGGCATCGCTCAGCGAGCAGCCGGTGACCGAGAGTTTCCGCGGCGCCAGCAGCGCCGAGCGATCGCGCCTTCTGCGCGGCCGCTGGCGGGTGCGCCTGCGGGCCTTGTTCGCCTTGGCCGTGCTGGCAGGCGCGTCCTTGCTGGGCGTCGAGCTGTGGAAACGCTTCGGCGCCGACGCCTGGGACCGCTATGCCGAACCGCTGATCCACCCGCCCGCCGGCCCGTCCGCCCCGCCGCCAGTCGCCGAATCCCCCGCTCCCGAGGCGCTGCCCAGCGACCCGCAACCGGAGACGGATCCCGGCCCGCCGGCGGCCGTGCCACCGCGCCACCGCGCCGTCAAGCCGTCGGCGTCTAGACGCTGA
- a CDS encoding Ig-like domain-containing protein, translating into MPARLPALLVVLLLLLLAGGAAACSQPTDAQPFAGQCTPFEVVTFRPADDARDVPTNTPIDLIFSDYPDPDSVGKPGLLLTTGVYWHVGTYSVDLISKRVRFQTAGALRPFLSYTVNVSSAIRSLQGCATTNQQRSFETGAGIAGGSGSDTTPPTALAAVLPLFARSCGGSGCHRQSADDGGGCLENPAAGLSLCDADAFGALVGVPSREVGSLLRVQPDDSSRSFLLRKLLPASTGEGAAAPPIPTTPGHRDPPGEVLPPEDLRLVANWIDSGANP; encoded by the coding sequence TTGCCCGCCCGGCTGCCCGCCTTGCTGGTCGTTCTCTTGCTCTTGCTCTTGGCTGGGGGCGCCGCTGCCTGCAGCCAGCCGACCGACGCGCAGCCGTTCGCCGGTCAGTGCACGCCGTTCGAGGTGGTGACGTTTCGGCCCGCCGACGACGCGCGCGACGTCCCTACCAACACGCCCATCGATCTGATCTTCTCGGACTATCCCGATCCCGACAGCGTGGGCAAGCCCGGGCTGCTGCTGACCACCGGCGTTTACTGGCACGTGGGCACGTACAGCGTCGACCTCATCAGCAAGCGCGTCCGGTTCCAGACCGCGGGGGCGCTGCGGCCGTTTCTTTCCTACACGGTGAACGTCTCGTCGGCGATCCGCTCGCTGCAAGGTTGCGCCACCACGAACCAGCAGCGCAGCTTCGAGACCGGTGCCGGCATCGCCGGCGGCAGCGGCAGCGACACCACGCCGCCGACGGCGCTGGCCGCCGTGCTGCCACTGTTCGCCCGTTCTTGCGGCGGCAGCGGTTGCCACCGACAAAGCGCCGACGATGGCGGCGGCTGCCTGGAAAATCCGGCCGCCGGCCTGTCGTTGTGCGACGCCGACGCTTTCGGCGCGCTGGTGGGCGTCCCCTCGCGCGAGGTCGGGAGCCTGCTGCGCGTGCAGCCCGACGATTCGTCGCGCAGCTTCCTTTTGCGCAAGCTTCTGCCCGCGTCTACCGGTGAGGGCGCGGCGGCGCCGCCGATCCCGACCACGCCCGGCCACCGCGATCCGCCCGGCGAGGTGCTGCCACCGGAGGACCTGCGGCTGGTGGCCAACTGGATCGACAGCGGCGCCAACCCCTGA
- a CDS encoding OmpA family protein, giving the protein MTTRRLLPPLGRRLACGAILTVMAGAGCAGVQLEQNVRQVRQIAKEARDNGAYKCAPRQLALADVNIEFSDAELSEGDYFRAREHLQIADENAREAYRLSPRDRCVGPGDRDGDGIPDDIDKCPNDPEDKDGFQDDDGCPDPDNDQDGIVDAKDKCPNDAEDRDGFEDADGCPDPDNDKDGIPDVKDKCPNDPEDKDGFEDADGCPDPDNDKDGVPDVSDQCPLEPGPADNRGCPKKFEHIVVTQDKIELKQKIFFDTDKATILPRSFGLLDEIGGVLRARPTMRVRIEGHTDARGTAAHNTKLSQSRADSVRQHLIGLGVDGGRMDAQGFGSQQPIETNKTAAGRERNRRVEFIITQQ; this is encoded by the coding sequence ATGACCACCCGCCGCTTACTCCCGCCGCTTGGTCGCCGCCTGGCGTGCGGCGCGATCCTGACGGTGATGGCCGGCGCCGGCTGCGCCGGGGTGCAGCTGGAACAAAACGTCCGCCAGGTGCGCCAGATCGCCAAGGAGGCGCGCGACAACGGCGCATACAAGTGCGCGCCCCGCCAGCTGGCGCTGGCCGACGTGAACATCGAATTCAGCGACGCCGAACTCTCCGAAGGCGATTACTTTCGCGCCCGCGAGCATCTGCAGATCGCCGACGAGAACGCCCGCGAAGCCTACCGCCTGTCACCGCGCGATCGCTGCGTGGGTCCGGGCGATCGCGACGGCGACGGCATTCCCGACGACATCGACAAATGTCCGAACGATCCGGAGGACAAGGACGGCTTTCAGGACGACGACGGCTGTCCGGATCCAGACAACGACCAAGACGGTATCGTTGACGCCAAGGACAAGTGTCCGAACGATGCCGAAGATCGCGACGGTTTTGAAGACGCCGACGGCTGTCCCGATCCCGACAACGACAAGGACGGCATCCCCGACGTCAAGGACAAGTGCCCGAACGATCCGGAGGACAAGGACGGCTTTGAAGACGCCGACGGCTGCCCTGATCCCGACAACGACAAGGACGGTGTCCCCGACGTCAGCGATCAATGTCCGCTGGAACCTGGGCCGGCCGACAACCGCGGCTGCCCGAAGAAGTTCGAACACATCGTCGTCACTCAAGACAAGATCGAGCTCAAGCAGAAGATCTTCTTCGATACCGATAAGGCGACGATCTTGCCGCGCAGCTTTGGCCTGCTGGACGAGATCGGCGGCGTCTTGCGGGCGCGGCCCACCATGCGCGTGCGCATCGAAGGCCACACCGACGCGCGCGGCACGGCGGCCCATAACACGAAGCTGTCGCAGTCGCGCGCAGACTCCGTGCGCCAGCACCTGATCGGCCTCGGCGTCGACGGCGGGCGCATGGACGCCCAAGGCTTTGGATCGCAGCAACCGATCGAGACCAACAAGACGGCGGCCGGCCGCGAACGCAACCGGCGCGTCGAATTCATAATTACCCAGCAATAG
- a CDS encoding tetratricopeptide repeat protein, producing the protein MRDKAPASVRAWRRRTILAATLIAAGVATATAPAPARAQAAPNQAVVDRLVQMNQKALDDYDTLEFDSAKRRLLEALVIGKKAGLDNHPVLARTYVHLGAVYLTGYKDRQKSLQSFIRALEIDPSITIQKSMLSSELADVFAQATRQAKPRAAAAPPPPPPPKPAPVETPKAVVAPPPPRPAPATQAHRGTLPVEGEVPPPPLPAKASGKNQDSDSEEPDLPVHINALDCPVNDETPPEKNVAVRCAVAPELGATSVTLLYRVPGSEDFVESPMKKTPKGWFVGRIPKKAVSGKAVQFYFEARDRAGKALASNGRGDSPNLILIREHADGDSADGDDEGRRPEVEENPLEDTRDVPSQFGRRRWWLGLMAGSGIGYAGGDGPEARTELRGVFLPGIAFSSLGHLAPEIGLQLGAHLALSLQGRNQYIPQAKKYERYAATGAQSVLLRVLLMTGQHRVRAYGAAMVGGGEGFRLVIYPDPQDRNFKDTVRGGPGLAGLGAGVTVDVTSAFSLVLELNGLVGFPHFSAVADGHAGFQVNFN; encoded by the coding sequence ATGCGGGACAAAGCTCCGGCTTCTGTTCGGGCGTGGCGACGGCGAACCATTTTGGCGGCGACGTTGATCGCCGCGGGCGTGGCGACGGCGACGGCGCCGGCCCCGGCCCGCGCGCAGGCGGCGCCCAACCAGGCCGTCGTCGATCGACTGGTGCAGATGAACCAGAAGGCGCTGGACGACTACGACACGCTGGAGTTTGACTCGGCCAAACGGAGGCTGCTGGAAGCGCTGGTGATCGGGAAGAAGGCGGGCCTGGACAATCATCCGGTGCTGGCCCGCACCTACGTGCACCTGGGCGCGGTGTATCTCACCGGATACAAGGATCGGCAGAAGAGCCTGCAGAGCTTTATTCGCGCGCTGGAGATCGATCCCAGCATCACCATTCAAAAGAGCATGCTGTCGAGCGAGCTGGCCGACGTCTTCGCCCAGGCCACCCGGCAAGCCAAGCCCCGGGCCGCCGCCGCGCCGCCCCCGCCGCCTCCGCCGAAGCCCGCGCCGGTTGAGACCCCGAAGGCGGTCGTCGCGCCGCCACCGCCGCGTCCAGCACCGGCGACCCAGGCCCACCGGGGAACGCTGCCCGTCGAGGGCGAGGTGCCGCCGCCCCCGCTGCCTGCCAAAGCGTCGGGGAAAAACCAGGACAGCGATTCAGAGGAGCCGGATCTCCCGGTGCACATCAACGCTCTCGATTGTCCGGTCAACGATGAGACGCCGCCGGAAAAAAACGTGGCGGTACGCTGCGCGGTGGCGCCCGAGCTGGGCGCCACCAGCGTGACCTTGCTTTACCGCGTACCCGGCTCCGAGGACTTCGTCGAGTCGCCGATGAAGAAGACGCCCAAGGGATGGTTCGTCGGCCGCATCCCCAAGAAGGCGGTCAGCGGCAAGGCGGTGCAGTTCTATTTCGAAGCGCGCGACCGCGCCGGCAAAGCCCTCGCCTCCAACGGGCGCGGTGACAGCCCGAACCTGATCTTGATTCGCGAACACGCCGACGGCGACAGCGCTGACGGTGACGACGAGGGCCGTCGCCCCGAAGTGGAAGAAAATCCTTTGGAGGATACGCGCGACGTCCCGTCGCAATTCGGCCGCCGCCGGTGGTGGCTCGGCCTGATGGCTGGCTCGGGCATCGGGTATGCGGGCGGCGACGGTCCGGAAGCGCGCACAGAATTGAGGGGCGTGTTCTTGCCCGGCATCGCCTTCTCGTCGCTCGGTCACCTGGCGCCCGAGATAGGCCTGCAGCTTGGCGCGCACCTGGCGCTGTCGCTGCAGGGCCGCAATCAATACATCCCGCAAGCAAAGAAGTACGAACGCTACGCCGCCACCGGGGCGCAGTCGGTGTTGCTGCGTGTCCTGCTGATGACCGGTCAACACCGCGTGCGGGCTTACGGCGCCGCGATGGTGGGCGGCGGCGAAGGCTTTCGACTGGTGATCTATCCTGACCCGCAGGATCGCAACTTCAAAGACACCGTGCGCGGCGGCCCCGGCCTGGCGGGGCTGGGCGCCGGCGTCACCGTCGACGTCACCTCCGCGTTCTCGCTGGTGCTGGAGCTCAACGGCCTGGTCGGGTTTCCGCATTTTTCCGCCGTCGCCGACGGCCACGCCGGCTTCCAGGTGAATTTCAACTGA
- a CDS encoding serine/threonine-protein kinase, giving the protein MASAFSRRDGSTATPEDPLRAADRLERHGDLGAAAAALRAHVDGHPDDAPNRLRLGRLLFQTGDAAAARRQLTALDRPGTFADEPARQANRTLAELDEAEGQLGRAAVRWERVLADDVDDPQARARLRALRPQAEADLPVGGEAATLISPEGVETLRYRLLRELGRGATSAVYLARDEMLGISVALKVLHPQLAAPARSEMRRRFFAEARLAAALRHPGVIAIYDLDEPTRTLSMEYLAGGTLRARLRAQPALDAAEIASTARSLLGALVYVHGQGVVHGDLKPSNLLLRAPGQVVLADFGIAQLAPGREENAPRAGREEAPAGTPLYLAPEQFQGAGASPATDLFAAGAILWQVLTGVPLRGQADLVTGIYRPATLNPEALATLTLDGRRLAALIAQLTEPDPARRPASAAAALAALS; this is encoded by the coding sequence ATGGCCTCGGCTTTTTCGCGGCGCGATGGATCAACGGCCACGCCGGAAGACCCGTTGCGGGCTGCCGATCGACTGGAACGCCATGGCGATCTGGGGGCGGCGGCGGCGGCGCTGCGGGCCCACGTCGATGGGCATCCCGACGACGCGCCCAATCGGTTGCGCCTGGGTCGCCTCTTGTTTCAGACCGGCGACGCGGCGGCGGCGCGCCGGCAGCTGACGGCGCTGGATCGCCCCGGCACCTTCGCCGACGAGCCGGCCCGCCAGGCCAACCGCACGCTGGCCGAGCTGGACGAGGCGGAAGGTCAGCTGGGCCGGGCGGCGGTGCGCTGGGAGCGGGTGCTGGCCGACGACGTCGACGATCCCCAGGCGCGCGCCCGCCTGCGTGCCTTGCGCCCGCAAGCCGAAGCCGACCTGCCCGTCGGCGGCGAGGCCGCGACGCTGATCTCGCCCGAGGGTGTCGAGACTTTGCGCTATCGCCTGCTGCGCGAGCTTGGCCGGGGGGCGACGTCGGCGGTCTATCTGGCGCGTGACGAGATGTTGGGGATCTCAGTGGCGCTGAAGGTGCTGCACCCGCAGCTGGCGGCGCCGGCGCGGTCAGAAATGCGACGGCGCTTCTTCGCCGAAGCGCGCCTGGCCGCGGCCCTGCGCCATCCCGGCGTGATCGCCATCTACGATCTCGACGAACCGACGCGCACCCTGTCGATGGAATACCTGGCCGGCGGCACGCTGCGCGCCCGCCTGCGCGCCCAGCCGGCGCTCGACGCGGCGGAGATCGCGAGCACCGCGCGCAGCTTGCTGGGGGCGCTGGTCTACGTGCACGGCCAGGGCGTGGTTCACGGCGATCTGAAGCCGTCGAATCTACTTTTGCGCGCGCCCGGACAGGTGGTGCTGGCGGACTTTGGCATCGCCCAGCTTGCCCCCGGCCGCGAGGAGAACGCCCCGCGCGCCGGCCGCGAGGAAGCGCCGGCCGGCACGCCGCTTTATCTGGCGCCCGAACAATTTCAGGGCGCCGGCGCCTCGCCCGCGACTGATCTGTTCGCCGCCGGCGCCATCCTGTGGCAGGTGCTGACCGGCGTGCCGCTGCGTGGTCAAGCCGATCTGGTCACCGGCATCTACCGGCCCGCCACGTTGAACCCCGAGGCCCTGGCCACGCTGACCCTCGACGGTCGCCGCCTGGCCGCGCTGATCGCGCAGTTGACCGAGCCCGATCCCGCTCGCCGTCCCGCCAGCGCCGCCGCCGCGCTGGCCGCGCTCAGTTGA